From Streptomyces sp. TLI_053, a single genomic window includes:
- a CDS encoding MFS transporter, whose amino-acid sequence MAAQQSPATSTSGDGPVRSEDRWSLVLAAGLISFVAMLDMNVVNLALTDIADALDVSPTTAQWAVLGYQLPLVALLLPAGRWLDQVGMRAALLLSVGGFALCSALAAVAPWASWLIAARLAQGAFGAVLFVLMPVLAATAVRPELRGRAMSVPATLGPLGAVTGPVVGGLLLDHVGWRAIFLVKLPICLAAWLIARKDAPRGGKRLRLPDRSSLGDAALIGSAVAAVLLGLTLAPDAPLWLLLTLPSVPLVLFWLRRPGGRPVAGVLRASGTAAVNGSVLALAAGFAANHYLLAQYLRRDDGESATNTALTMLAFPLGMVLAGRFGGRLADRWGARPTALTGAAVTAFGLLLLVPVDTAWSPLDIAWRLAVAGVGMGLNGGPVQALVMSSAPPDQLATAGSAVQLARSLGFALGPALGTAATLYGTTEVAGIRAGLTLAGIAAALAVGLLTLHHRNNRTKDAAPGGSTGGGSTTGTDRTIRSRV is encoded by the coding sequence ATGGCAGCGCAGCAGTCGCCCGCCACCAGTACGTCGGGTGACGGCCCGGTCCGGTCGGAGGACCGGTGGAGTCTGGTCCTCGCCGCAGGGCTGATCTCCTTCGTCGCGATGCTCGACATGAACGTGGTCAACCTCGCGCTCACCGACATCGCGGACGCCCTCGACGTCTCCCCGACCACCGCCCAGTGGGCCGTGCTCGGCTACCAGCTCCCCCTGGTGGCCCTGCTGCTGCCCGCCGGACGGTGGCTGGACCAGGTCGGCATGCGCGCCGCCCTGCTGCTGTCGGTCGGCGGCTTCGCGCTCTGCAGCGCGCTGGCCGCCGTCGCGCCCTGGGCGAGCTGGCTGATCGCCGCCCGCCTCGCCCAGGGGGCCTTCGGCGCCGTGCTGTTCGTCCTGATGCCGGTCCTAGCGGCCACCGCCGTCCGCCCCGAGCTGCGCGGCCGCGCGATGAGCGTGCCCGCCACGCTGGGACCGCTGGGCGCCGTCACCGGCCCGGTCGTCGGCGGACTGCTGCTCGACCACGTCGGCTGGCGGGCGATCTTCCTGGTCAAGCTGCCGATCTGCCTGGCCGCCTGGCTGATCGCCCGCAAGGACGCCCCGCGCGGCGGCAAGCGGCTGCGGCTGCCCGACCGCTCCTCGCTCGGCGACGCCGCGCTGATCGGTTCGGCCGTCGCCGCCGTACTGCTCGGCCTCACCCTCGCGCCGGACGCGCCGCTCTGGCTGCTGCTCACGCTGCCCTCCGTGCCCCTGGTGCTGTTCTGGCTGCGCCGCCCCGGCGGGCGGCCGGTCGCCGGGGTGCTGCGCGCCTCCGGCACCGCCGCCGTCAACGGCTCGGTGCTGGCCCTCGCGGCCGGCTTCGCCGCCAACCACTACCTGCTCGCCCAGTACCTGCGCCGCGACGACGGCGAGAGCGCCACCAACACGGCTCTCACGATGCTGGCGTTCCCGCTCGGCATGGTGCTGGCCGGCCGCTTCGGCGGGCGGCTCGCGGACCGCTGGGGCGCCCGCCCGACGGCGCTGACCGGCGCCGCCGTGACGGCGTTCGGCCTGCTGCTGCTCGTCCCGGTCGACACCGCCTGGTCCCCGCTCGACATCGCCTGGCGGCTCGCGGTCGCCGGCGTCGGCATGGGCCTCAACGGCGGTCCGGTCCAGGCCCTGGTGATGAGCTCCGCCCCGCCCGACCAGCTCGCCACCGCCGGCTCGGCCGTCCAGCTGGCCCGCAGCCTCGGCTTCGCGCTCGGCCCCGCGCTGGGCACCGCCGCCACGCTCTACGGCACCACCGAGGTCGCCGGCATCCGGGCCGGGCTCACCCTGGCCGGAATCGCCGCCGCCCTCGCCGTCGGCCTCCTGACCCTGCACCACCGCAACAACCGCACCAAGGACGCCGCACCCGGCGGCAGCACCGGCGGCGGGAGCACCACCGGAACCGACCGGACGATCCGCAGCCGCGTGTGA
- a CDS encoding cytochrome P450, translated as MTDTVHDPTAAGETPDGARCPFGYDELPDPVPLFGPEYKSDPYPLYRQMRAAGPVHRVTFPSGVGAWLVTGYKAAHAALNDPRLGKNHSLGNEDWRKLASIMPEPQHSQLQVHLLHQDPPKHTTMRKLVLDAFAPRRVESLRPRIQELADALVDELPPTAPAGGTDLVEGFAAHYPFRVLAAVIGLPQELAVRFDRDWGKVVQPVGPQDPGRPAYEGRLHGLQGYIADVVAHKRATYDPAGPDVDLLGRLVAACDAGELSPEELDSMVFQLLVAGQEPVTNQITTMLITLLRHPEQLDRLRASLDPDAPGAEPGLLTRAIEELLRYDGAFELTTWRFFGADSDLHGTTVPAGDSVIVSLGAANRDEEQFPDTDVLDFDRSPNAHLAFGHGIHFCPGAALARAELQIAIGTLLTRLPGLRPSVAEGERIDSLAWVPAVLARGVNRLPVAYDRRH; from the coding sequence ATGACCGACACCGTCCACGACCCGACCGCGGCGGGCGAGACGCCCGACGGGGCACGCTGCCCGTTCGGGTACGACGAACTTCCAGATCCGGTGCCGCTGTTCGGACCGGAGTACAAGAGCGACCCGTACCCGCTGTACCGGCAGATGCGGGCCGCGGGCCCCGTCCACCGGGTGACCTTCCCGAGCGGCGTCGGCGCCTGGCTGGTCACCGGCTACAAGGCGGCCCACGCGGCGCTCAACGACCCCAGGCTCGGCAAGAACCACTCACTGGGCAACGAGGACTGGCGCAAGCTCGCCTCGATCATGCCGGAGCCGCAGCACTCCCAGCTCCAGGTGCACCTGCTGCACCAGGACCCGCCGAAGCACACGACGATGCGCAAGCTCGTCCTGGACGCCTTCGCGCCGCGCCGGGTGGAGTCGCTGCGCCCGCGCATCCAGGAGCTGGCCGACGCCCTGGTCGACGAACTCCCGCCGACCGCCCCGGCCGGCGGCACCGACCTGGTCGAGGGCTTCGCGGCCCACTACCCGTTCCGGGTGCTGGCGGCCGTGATCGGCCTGCCCCAGGAGCTCGCGGTGCGCTTCGACCGCGACTGGGGCAAGGTGGTGCAACCGGTCGGCCCGCAGGACCCGGGCCGACCGGCGTACGAGGGCCGGCTGCACGGCCTCCAGGGCTACATCGCCGACGTGGTCGCCCACAAGCGTGCCACCTACGACCCCGCCGGGCCCGACGTGGACCTGCTCGGCCGGCTCGTCGCCGCCTGCGACGCCGGCGAGTTGAGCCCCGAGGAGCTCGACTCCATGGTGTTCCAGCTGCTGGTCGCCGGCCAGGAGCCGGTCACCAACCAGATCACCACCATGCTGATCACCCTGCTGCGCCACCCGGAGCAGCTCGACCGGCTGCGGGCGAGCCTCGACCCCGACGCGCCCGGCGCCGAGCCGGGCCTGCTCACCCGGGCGATCGAGGAACTCCTCCGCTACGACGGCGCGTTCGAGCTCACCACCTGGCGGTTCTTCGGGGCCGACAGTGACCTGCACGGCACCACCGTGCCGGCCGGGGACTCGGTGATCGTCTCGCTCGGCGCCGCCAACCGCGACGAGGAGCAGTTCCCGGACACCGACGTCCTGGACTTCGACCGCTCCCCCAACGCCCATCTGGCCTTCGGCCACGGCATCCACTTCTGCCCCGGTGCCGCCCTGGCCCGCGCCGAACTCCAGATCGCCATCGGCACCCTGCTCACCCGGCTGCCCGGGCTGCGCCCGTCCGTCGCCGAGGGAGAGCGGATCGACTCGCTCGCCTGGGTGCCCGCCGTCCTCGCCCGTGGAGTGAACCGGCTCCCGGTCGCCTACGACCGGCGGCAC